In the Anoplopoma fimbria isolate UVic2021 breed Golden Eagle Sablefish chromosome 7, Afim_UVic_2022, whole genome shotgun sequence genome, one interval contains:
- the LOC129093825 gene encoding protein phosphatase methylesterase 1-like encodes MLEENVDTEHEVSGKPDYSPVSWREYFDQMEDVSVGPADNSDLYRIYKAGNDGPLLVLLHGGGHSALSWAVFTTAISNRVTCRILAMDLRGHGDTQVHQPDDFSTQTMSSDVANVIGACYGQTPPPIVLIGHGVGGAIAVHMAGTTLLPTTVGLVAIDVVEGSATEALHSIQNFLKGRPKSFKSMDHAIEWSVKSGQISNLESARVSMVGQVKRCKVEEADRLQKAGPVTDVVVEPNEELYDQSYDKENAATESVYMWRIDLSKSEKDWDGWFRGTANLFLACNLPKLLLLAGINRLDRELTIGQMQGEMLTQHIKW; translated from the exons ATGTTGGAGGAGAACGTCGACACCGAGCA TGAGGTCAGCGGTAAACCGGATTACTCGCCGGTGTCGTGGCGGGAGTATTTTGACCAGATGGAGGACGTGAGCGTCGGACCGGCCGACAACAGCGACCTCTACCGGATCTATAAAGCGGGAAACGATGGACCGctgctggttctgctgcatgGAGGAGGACACTCGGCTCTGTCGTGGGCCGTCTTCACC ACGGCGATTTCCAACAGAGTGACCTGCAGGATTCTTGCCATGGACCTCCGGGGTCACG GTGACACCCAGGTCCACCAACCAGACGACTTCTCCACTCAAACCATGTCCAG CGATGTAGCCAATGTGATTGGAGCGTGCTACGGTCAGACTCCTCCCCCTATCGTCCTGATTGGCCACGGCGTTGGCGGCGCCATCGCGGTGCACATGGCCGGCACCACGCTGCTGCCGACCACTGTTGGCCTGGTGGCCATCGACGTCGTAGAAG GCAGCGCGACGGAGGCTCTCCACAGCATACAGAACTTCCTGAAGGGAAGACCCAAGTCCTTCAAGTCCATGGACCACGCTATAGAGTGGAG CGTCAAGAGCGGGCAAATCAGTAACCTGGAATCTGCCAGAGTCTCAATGGTTGGTCAGGTCAAAAG ATGTAAGGTGGAGGAGGCCGACAGGCTGCAGAAGGCCGGCCCGGTGACCGACGTGGTCGTCGAGCCTAATGAAGAGTTATACGATCAGAGTTACGACAAAGAAAATGCTGCCACAGAG AGTGTGTACATGTGGCGTATAGATCTGTCCAAGTCGGAAAAGGATTGGGACGGCTGGTTTAGAGGAACCGCAAACCTCTTCCTGGCTTGCAACCTGCCAAAACTCCTGCTGTTGGCCG GAATCAACCGGCTGGATAGAGAGTTGACTATCGGCCAGATGCAAGGTGAGATGCTGACTCAACACATAAAGTGGTAG
- the gprin3a gene encoding mucin-2, producing METSPKISKCVKDVVQSESPIPEEVELVNALGNADPNANWGVEPNFNLNLTLTSPSNPRPTAETSRSHGGNRKDDGNKGGGAKGAASTLTTPVTSPGERDDPWRQKSQIRAGSRSPTTESSVNSRLKSPNPKSTSTLGPKTHSITAVSPKPHRVEPTTIGGGPRTTDRVKPLVQITEPASVSNPKSHNAPTTIKTTNKITVGPKMQTCVKEVSLGTQPPKTLHLPVSLNVHNPKGDPISPKIANRTPTMSIKTPKQDPGSTRPDSKTPSSETPTVGLKSPNQRSETGLLSAKTPQTRSISPKPSMQRKASGTRNRNASGSKENLDGKDSSVGSGSKTSSNSKTTNSLDVKTVSDSKASLNSKTPMGSKDSLDSKSGSASKTSLGSKDSLDSKTGSNSKASPNGKSGSGSGDSKTTTDIKASKTSPDSETVADSKSGRGSKDNLDPKTQSPLDSKYSFNLKTSPTSKPSLLASGSNTDLVGSVSPLSPQTSLSGSKDKNLKSASSTAKLSPDPKGSGSSKPGTVRSSSKTALADLSPSMTLSPRSSPASRSPGSGPGKTLGPAGPHREVLRSPGSAPGSGVTSGPLAPRATSSPKTRTTVAVTMTSRATLESAATPAKTDVADEEEHLKPPEAKATVAVSQGAVRGVDVSDNTRWLLGNKRIQGAPQQSKPSHLGVANASTAGGKLPSSRAAGEESKEEEKKKKQEKDGGGRSSSLLRPSAKAVKETATMTDHSERLREVGVQVEVVERSASTGLALPPSLIGSPSCQSATSPTVPPFQHVCKIDIELCQQSPIPYVAADRSSSLPACLRTYSFQQNPVPEPRPGQNRDASAESIRKDGDEEEEVARERNDEEEEDEKTEKPQKVAWDKQGRTWEVYGAAVDLESLGAAIQSHLESKIREQEKHIRTLRKSVCSAGSLGENGKRKRKKGGILGCCRKSPAEAD from the exons ATGGAAACATCCCCAAAGATTTCTAAATGCGTCAAGGATGTCGTCCAATCAGAAAGCCCGATTCCAGAGGAGGTGGAGCTTGTAAATGCCCTCGGCAACGCAGATCCCAATGCAAACTGGGGGGTGGAGCCTAACTTCAACCTCAACCTCACGCTGACTTCGCCAAGCAACCCCCGCCCAACGGCGGAGACCTCAAGGTCGCATGGCGGGAACAGAAAGGATGATGGGAATAAAGGAGGCGGGGCAAAGGGAGCAGCTAGCACCCTGACGACCCCTGTGACGTCACCGGGGGAAAGGGATGATCCATGGCgacaaaaaagccaaattagaGCGGGGTCTCGCTCACCGACAACAGAATCGTCGGTGAACAGCAGGTTGAAGTCACCAAACCCCAAAAGTACTTCTACGCTCGGCCCAAAGACGCACAGCATAACGGCGGTGAGTCCAAAACCCCACCGGGTGGAACCAACAACCATTGGTGGCGGACCCAGAACAACCGATAGAGTCAAACCACTAGTTCAGATAACGGAACCCGCAAGTGTCTCAAACCCCAAATCCCATAATGCACCGACGACAATAAAGACTACAAACAAAATAACCGTTGGACCGAAAATGCAAACATGCGTAAAAGAAGTTTCCCTAGGGACACAGCCGCCAAAAACCCTTCACCTTCCTGTAAGCCTGAACGTCCACAATCCGAAAGGCGACCCAATCAGTCCAAAAATTGCCAATCGAACCCCAACAATGTCAatcaaaaccccaaaacaagACCCAGGAAGCACCAGACCTGACTCAAAAACTCCCAGTTCTGAAACACCAACTGTAGGACTAAAATCGCCAAATCAGAGGTCTGAAACGGGTCTGCTCAGCGCCAAGACTCCTCAAACAAGATCTATAAGCCCAAAACCATCCATGCAGAGGAAAGCTTCTGGGACCCGAAACCGTAACGCATCAGGGTCCAAGGAGAATCTTGACGGTAAAGATTCAAGTGTTGGATCTGGATCCAAAACCAGTTCAAATTCCAAAACCACCAACAGTCTGGATGTTAAAACTGTCTCCGATTCCAAAGCCAGTCTCAACTCTAAAACACCAATGGGGTCCAAAGATAGTCTGGATTCTAAAAGCGGTTCTGCTTCCAAAACAAGTTTGGGATCTAAGGACAGCTTGGACTCCAAAACTGGATCCAATTCCAAAGCCAGTCCCAATGGGAAGTCCGGGTCGGGCTCAGGAGATTCTAAAACCACAACTGATATCAAAGCAAGTAAAACCAGTCCAGATTCAGAGACAGTTGCAGACTCTAAATCTGGCAGGGGATCCAAAGACAACCTGGATCCTAAAACTCAGAGTCCTTTAGACTCTAAATACAGTTTCAATCTTAAAACCAGTCCAACTTCAAAACCTTCTCTACTGGCCTCTGGCTCTAACACGGACCTTGTTGGATCTGTCTCCCCGTTGTCCCCTCAAACTAGTCTGTCTGGGTCCAAAGACAAGAACCTCAAGTCTGCAAGCTCCACTGCTAAACTTAGTCCAGATCCTAAAGGTTCTGGTTCTTCTAAGCCTGGAACAGTTCGGTCGAGCTCAAAGACAGCTCTGGCAGATTTGTCTCCATCCATGACGCTCTCTCCAAGATCAAGTCCAGCAAGTAGGAGTCCTGGGTCTGGTCCTGGTAAAACTCTTGGTCCGGCTGGACCACACAGAGAGGTCCTGAGGAGTCCTGGTTCTGCTCCAG GTTCTGGTGTGACCTCCGGCCCGCTGGCTCCTCGAGCCACCTCCAGCCCCAAAACCAGAACCACTGTTGCCGTGACTATGACAAGCAGAGCCACACTAGAGTCCGCAGCG ACGCCGGCGAAAACAGATGTTGCCGACGAGGAAGAACATTTGAAACCGCCGGAGGCCAAAGCGACAGTGGCGGTTTCCCAGGGTGCCGTGCGAGGGGTAGATGTGAGTGACAACACACGGTGGTTGCTAGGAAACAAGAGGATACAAGGCGCCCCGCAGCAGAGCAAACCGAGTCACCTGGGAGTCGCAAATGCCAGCACCGCGGGTGGCAAACTGCCGTCGTCAAGGGCAGCGGGTGAGGAGAgcaaggaggaagagaagaagaagaagcaggagaaAGATGGCGGAGGAAgatcttcttctctccttcgtCCGAGCGCCAAGGCAGTGAAGGAGACGGCGACCATGACCGACCACAGCGAGCGGCTTCGAGAGGTGGGCGTCCAAGTGGAGGTGGTCGAACGCTCAGCTTCCACCGGCCTCGCCCTCCCACCCTCCCTGATTGGCTCCCCCAGCTGTCAATCAGCCACCTCTCCAACGGTTCCGCCCTTCCAGCACGTCTGCAAGATCGACATCGAGCTTTGCCAGCAATCGCCGATTCCCTACGTTGCCGCCGACCGGTCCAGTTCACTCCCGGCATGTCTACGAACGTACAGCTTCCAGCAGAACCCGGTGCCGGAGCCACGACCCGGACAAAACCGGGACGCGAGCGCCGAGAGCATCAGGAAGGACggcgatgaggaggaggaagtagcGAGGGAGCGAAAcgacgaggaagaggaagatgaaaagaCGGAGAAGCCTCAGAAGGTGGCGTGGGACAAACAGGGGAGGACGTGGGAGGTGTACGGCGCCGCGGTGGACCTGGAGTCCCTCGGCGCCGCGATCCAATCCCACCTGGAGTCAAAGATTCGGGAGCAGGAGAAGCACATCCGGACTCTGAGGAAGTCCGTCTGCTCCGCCGGAAGCCTCGGAGAAAacgggaagaggaagaggaagaagggagggaTTCTGGGATGCTGCAGGAAGTCGCCCGCAGAGGCCGACTGA